The Erwinia billingiae Eb661 nucleotide sequence CCACCTTCGACGATCTGATGCTGGTGGACTACTCCAAAAACCGCATCACCAGTGACACCCTCGCAAAACTGCAGGCTCTTGCTAAAGAGACCGATCTGCAGGGCGCAATTAAGTCGATGTTCTCCGGCGAAAAAATCAACCGCACTGAAGATCGTGCCGTGCTGCATGTTGCGCTGCGCAACCGCAGCAACACGCCGATCGTGGTCGACGGTAAAGACGTGATGCCGGAAGTGAACGCGGTGCTGGAGAAGATGAAATCCTTCTCTGAACGCATCATCAGCGGCGACTGGAAAGGCTACACCGGCAAGCCCATCACCGACGTGGTGAACATCGGTATCGGCGGGTCTGACCTGGGGCCATTTATGGTCACCGAGGCGCTGCGCCCGTACAAGAATCACCTGAATATGCACTTTGTGTCCAACGTTGATGGCACGCATATCGCGGAAACCGTGAAGGATCTGGATCCTGAAACCACCCTGTTCCTGGTGGCGTCAAAAACCTTCACCACCCAGGAAACCATGACCAACGCCCACAGCGCGCGTGACTGGTTCCTGAAAACCGCTGGCGATGAGCAGCACGTTGCGAAGCACTTTGCTGCGCTCTCAACCAACGGTAAAGCGGTCGGTGAGTTCGGGATTGATACCGCCAACATGTTCGAATTCTGGGACTGGGTTGGCGGACGTTATTCACTGTGGTCGGCGATTGGCCTGTCGATCATTCTGTCGGTCGGTTTCGACAACTTTGAGAAGCTGCTCAGTGGCGCACACGCCATGGACAAACACTTCTCTACCACACCCGCAGAGCAGAACCTGCCGGTGATCCTGGCGCTGATCGGCATCTGGTATAACAACTTCTTCGGTGCTGAAACCGAAGCGATCCTGCCGTATGACCAGTATATGCACCGTTTCTCTGCCTATTTCCAGCAGGGCAACATGGAGTCGAACGGTAAGAACGTTGACCGTAACGGCGCACCGGTCTCTTATGAAACCGGCCCAATCATCTGGGGCGAACCGGGCACCAACGGTCAGCACGCGTTCTATCAGCTGATCCACCAGGGCACCAAGCTGGTTCCTTGCGACTTTATCGCCCCTGCCATCACCCACAACAAGCTGGGCGATCACCATGCCAAGCTGCTGTCGAACTTCTTTGCACAGACTGAAGCGCTGGCGTTTGGTAAGTCACGCGATGTGGTCGAGAAAGAGTTCACCGACGCAGGTAAAGATGCGCAGTCGGTCGAGCACATCGTGCCGTTCAAAGTGTTTGAAGGTAACCGCCCAACCAACTCCATCCTGCTGCGTGATATCACGCCGTTCAGCCTGGGTGCATTGATTGCGCTGTACGAACACAAAATCTTCACTCAGGGCGCGATCCTCAACATCTTCACCTTCGATCAGTGGGGCGTTGAGCTTGGCAAACAACTGGCGAACCGTATCCTGCCAGAACTGTCGGGTAGCGAGCAGGTCAGCAGCCACGACAGTTCAACTAACGGACTGATTAACCGTTATAAAAACTGGCGCGGCTAAGCGGCGTGTAGCCGTTAATCGTCCTGCATAAAGGGGCTGGTGCGAATGCGCCAGCCCTTTGTTTTTTCAGCTATCCCGTCCGGCATCAGGGCCGCCTTTAGCTACTTTTGGACCTGGTTGACATCACCCTGTTTTCTGCGCGATCCCAGCATGCCACCGCTTAGCGCGGAAATCAGGCGGCTGCTAGTGCTGAAATACCCCCAAAGATGAATAAAGTCAGCGTTATGAGGCTGAGGATATTCTTAAAATTACCCTTTATTGTCCGAATCCCGCCAAGATAAATCCTAAAGCCATAGCGCCCATTACGCTACTTAACTGCCCTTAACGCCTGTTAACTTATTGAAAATAAATCCTTTAGTTCATTAAAAGCTCCGTGACGCGCTTTTCCCAGTGAATTCGCCATGCTAAAGGCTATTGTCAGCGAATGGCACTAACAAGCAGGGTTAAATCAGTCATAAATTCCAATATATTGAATTAATTAGTCAAATGTTGCCTTGAGAAGCCGAAACGTGCTTATTTTAGACATCAGAAATCGCCCGCTGAATCGAAGGCGACCCCCCTCAATTCTGGTCATTTATTGCCTTATACTGAACGCGCCTGAAACCCTTCAGGTGAAGTATCCATTCATTTAATGAAGGGAAATGTTATGAAAAAAGTCTTATGTGCTGCTGCAGCCATAGTGTACTTAGCAAGTGCTTCAGCCGCGTTCGCTGCGCCTGAAGAAGCTGGCGCCGCGGCGGGTGCCTCAGCGGGAACCCTTTCCGCAGGAACCACCACTGCGGTGGGTATTGGTGCGCTTGGCGCACTGGTTGGTGTTGCTCTGGCAGCATCGAGTGGCGGAAACGGTTCTAATACCGGCACCACCACCACGACCACGACCAGTACCACGCGTTAAGTGCGGTAAATTACTCATAACCACACGCTCGTGTGGTTATTTTTTGACATTGTCAGACTTTGTTCAGGGACACACACAGGTGCGCTACCTACCACTGCTGCTTTTATGCCTGCTTCTCCAGGCCTGTACACAAACACAAAAAGGGCTGGGAGAGACGGTAAAACTCGCTCTGCTCGGGCCGGACGATGTTCAGGTCTCTGATGAGCAAATAGAAAGTCTGCCTTATGCCAGCATGTACCTGCGCGTGAATAACGGGCAGCAGATCTTCGTGGTGCTGGGCTTCGATGAAAACGGTCAACAAAAATGGATCACCCGCGACCAGTCGATGGTGGTGACTCAGCATGGCCGCGTGGTGAAAACCCTCGGGTTAAGCGACAACCTGCTGGAGGTGAACAACCTGCAACAGGATCCGCTGACCGCCCCGCTGTCGTTG carries:
- the pgi gene encoding glucose-6-phosphate isomerase, producing the protein MKNINPTQTAAWQALQQHFEEMKDVQISELFAKDSNRFATFSATFDDLMLVDYSKNRITSDTLAKLQALAKETDLQGAIKSMFSGEKINRTEDRAVLHVALRNRSNTPIVVDGKDVMPEVNAVLEKMKSFSERIISGDWKGYTGKPITDVVNIGIGGSDLGPFMVTEALRPYKNHLNMHFVSNVDGTHIAETVKDLDPETTLFLVASKTFTTQETMTNAHSARDWFLKTAGDEQHVAKHFAALSTNGKAVGEFGIDTANMFEFWDWVGGRYSLWSAIGLSIILSVGFDNFEKLLSGAHAMDKHFSTTPAEQNLPVILALIGIWYNNFFGAETEAILPYDQYMHRFSAYFQQGNMESNGKNVDRNGAPVSYETGPIIWGEPGTNGQHAFYQLIHQGTKLVPCDFIAPAITHNKLGDHHAKLLSNFFAQTEALAFGKSRDVVEKEFTDAGKDAQSVEHIVPFKVFEGNRPTNSILLRDITPFSLGALIALYEHKIFTQGAILNIFTFDQWGVELGKQLANRILPELSGSEQVSSHDSSTNGLINRYKNWRG
- the yjbE gene encoding exopolysaccharide production protein YjbE gives rise to the protein MKKVLCAAAAIVYLASASAAFAAPEEAGAAAGASAGTLSAGTTTAVGIGALGALVGVALAASSGGNGSNTGTTTTTTTSTTR
- a CDS encoding YjbF family lipoprotein, which translates into the protein MRYLPLLLLCLLLQACTQTQKGLGETVKLALLGPDDVQVSDEQIESLPYASMYLRVNNGQQIFVVLGFDENGQQKWITRDQSMVVTQHGRVVKTLGLSDNLLEVNNLQQDPLTAPLSLTEGASWTRTLSWTEAGKFRSATATSRFSRLKDQVLTLGGNTVACRVWQEEVELPAEGKSWTNTFWIDTTSGQVRQSQQTLGGDYFPLETTILKPAKS